The sequence GCGGCGATGAAGGGACATATCGATCTCGAGAGCGAGATCGGCGGCTATGCCGCTGCCGATCACGAGTCCGATCGGCTCGAAGCAATTTACGGTTCAGTGGCCCGGCTCCTGAACGCCGCGCCCGAAGAGATTGCCCTGGTGGAGAACGCGACGGTTGCCTGGCAGATGGCGTTCTACTCGCTTCCATTTCGAGAGGGCGACCGGATCCTGACCGCCGAAGCGGAGTACGCCGCCAACTATGTTGCGTTCCTTCAGGTTGCCCAGCGCACAGGCGCAGTCATCGATGTAGTGCCGAGCGACGCGACGGGCGAACTCGATGTCGGCGCGCTCGAACGCATGATCGACGAGCGCGTGAAGCTGATCGCCATCACCTGGGTTCCGACCAATGGCGGGCTGGTCAATCCCGCGGCGGCTGTCGGCAGGATTGCGCGAGCGCACGGCATTCCTTACCTGCTCGACGCCTGCCAGGCCGTCGGCCAGATGGCGGTCGATGTCGAAACGATCGGTTGCGACATGCTGTCGGCCACGGGACGCAAATTCCTGCGTGGGCCGCGCGGCACGGGCTTTCTCTATGTCCGTCGCGCGCTATTGCAGCAGCTCGAGCCGCCCATGATCGATCATTTCGCGGCTCCCTGGGTTTCGCGAGATTCCTATCAACTGCGCGACGACGCACGCCGCTTCGAGACCTGGGAGAACAACTACGCGGCCCGGCTGGGGCTAGGCGCGGCGGTCGACTATGCCCTCGACATCGGAATGGCCTCGATCGAGCAGCGCTGCCGTGGGCTCGCGGAGCGTCTTCGCACTGGCCTTGCCGCCATCCCCGGCATCACCATTCGTGATCTCGGACGCCGTCCGGGCGCTATCGTCAGCTTCACCGTGGACGGACATGAGGCCGACACCATCGTCAGCAGTGCCGCTGCAGCCGGCATCACGATCGGCGCGTCAGATCCGGAGAGCACCCGCATTGATGCCGAAACGCGCTCGCTACCGCCACTCGTCCGCGCCTCCCCGCATTACTACAACACCGAAGCCGAGATTGATCGCCTCATCGACCACCTCGCAAGCGTCGCACGGCGATGATGGCACGTCAGGTGCAGCGCGCGCTCAATCCGGACGCACTGAGCTTTGCCATGACCTCATCGAGATGCGCGGCATCGCGGGTCTCGATGACGAGTTGCAGCAGCGTCGCCTTCGCCGGCAGGTCCGAGAACGTCCGCTGATGCGAGACCTCGATGATGTTGGCGCCGGCTTCGGCCAATAGCGCTGCCACTGCGGCGAGCTGCCCGGGCCGGTCGGGGATATCGAGCGACAATTGGGTCAGCCGTCCCTCCCGCGCGAGTTCGCGCGTGAGGACGGAGGCGATCAGCCTGGTATCGATGTTGCCGCCGCTCAGCACCAGGCCCACTTTCTGGCCGGCAAAGCGAGATGAATCCGACATCAGCGCGGCAAGGCCCGCGGCGCCGGCGCCCTCGACCACCGTCTTCTCGATCGAGATCAGGGTCGCGACCGCGCGCTCGAGCTCGGCTTCATTGACGAGCGCGATGTCGTCGACGAGACGGCGGATGATTTCGGTGGTGATCTTGCCCGGAGATTTGACCGCGATGCCTTCGGCAAGCGTGTCGCCGCGCGCCGGCAGGTTGCCATCATGGATGGCGTTGTACATCGAGGGATAGAGCCAGGCCTCGACGCCCAATATCCGCACCGAAGGCTTGATCGACTTCGCCGCAATGGCGGTGCCGCTGATCAGCCCACCGCCGCCGATCGGCACGACCAGCGTGTCGAGCTCCGGCACGGCCTTCAGCATCTCCAGCCCGACGGTGCCCTGCCCCGCGATGACGAGCGGATCGTCGTAGGGATGGACGAAGATCATGCCGCGGGCTTCGCCGTGACTGCGCGCGAACGCGGCCGCCTCCTCCAGCGTCGCACCGGTGACCACCACCTCCGCGCCGTGATGCCGGGTGTTCTCGACCTTCACCATGGGCGTGCCCACGGGCATGACGATGGTTGCGGGGATGCCGAGACGCTTGGCGTGATAGGCGACACCCTGCGCATGGTTGCCCGCCGACATCGCGATGACGCCCCGCGCACGCTCCTCGGACGTCAGCGCCGTGAGCCGATTGAGGGCGCCGCGCTCCTTGAACGAGGAGGTGAACTGCAGGTTCTCGAATTTGAGCCAGATGTCGCAGCCGCAGATGCTGCTCAGCGTCCGGCTGTAGCTGCAGGGCGTCTCGACAACGGCACCGTGGATGACCTTGGCGGCGGCGTGAATGTCGCCGGGAGCGACCGCAAGGCCGCTGAGATCGCAGGACGTGATTTGGGACAAGTCGGCCATGGGACAGCATAGAGCATTTGCACGGCCCGGGCGACCAGCCGACCGCTATTTGGTAAATTCCCGGGAACGTGAAGCCCGCCAAAGGGTCCACAGCGTGCGCAGCCGCGAGGCCGGCAGCAGCGCAAACGGATTGCGCCCCGCCCGCGACAGGCGCTTGAGTTCGGCCCGCACCTGGCTCAGCGGCAGGAACGCGGGGCGCATTGAGGGCGGCACGTCCGGCAGCAGCGACAGCGCCGTCGTCAAATGCTGCTGTGCCTCAGCCGCAAGCTGTTCCAGCGCCGCACGCACGGCTGGCGTCTCCTTGCCGACGAACACATCCTCCATGTTGCAGTCGTGGTTCGCCAGCACCTGCTGCGGCACGAACAATTGCCGGTGCGCGGCATCGCGCGGCAGATTGGCGATGACCTGAACGATGCCCTGCGCCAGTCCGGCATGGCGGGCGAGATGCTCGACTGCTGCCGATGGCGGTGCCAGGACCTGTGCCGCGAGACCGAACAGCGCCGAAGAAGTCGCAGCCAGATAGCCCTCCAGCGCCGCCATGGTCGGCATCGGATCGTTGTAGAGATCGAACTGGTGCTCGTCGGCGAGCAGCGACAGCGGTTCGACCGGCAGGTCATAATCGCGGATGGCGCGAAGCAGCTCGGCCGCGACCGGATTGCCCTCGGCGCTGCCGTGAACCTGCCCCGACAGCATGTCGGTCCACCATTGCAGGCGAATCTCGCCGGGCAAGGGCTGGCTCACCTGGTCGCGGACGCGCACGATCTCGACATTGAAGGCATAGAGCGCCAGTAGCGCGCGGCGCTCGGCGGCAGGCACGAACAGTGTCGCGACATAGCGCGGGAAGTCGTGGCTGCGCACCAGATCGGCGCAGAAAGCAGCCGAGTCGGGCGCCTGCGCGGTGCTGCTCATGGTACCGCGATCAGCGCAGCCGCGACGCGCCGCCGCTCGCCGATCATGATGTTATAGGTGCGCACGGCAGGGCCGGTCTGCATCGTGTCCAGCACCACCCTCACCGCCTTGAGAGCCTGGCGCAGCTCCGGCGGCGGCAGCCAGAGCCCGGTTCCAGTGCCGACCAGAAGGGTGTCGATGCCGTTGGCAGCCGCGAACACCCGGTCCAGCGAGTAGCGGTCGATCTTCGCGGGATCGTTCACGTCCCAGGCCCAGATCGCATCCGGCAAGCACAACAGCGATCCCCGATGCGACATGCCGGCAAAGGCGAAGCCGCCTTTGCCATAGGCCTCGATCGGCGCCGAGCGCGGGAAATGCGGTGCGTTGGGATCGCCGGCCATGAGCTTCGTCCGAATGGGCTTACTGCCCTCGCAAACGTTTGCGAGGGCATGCGGTTCGGATCATGCCTTGCTTTTCTTCGCCGGCGTATCCGTGTCGGGCGCGTCTTCGCGATGCTCGCCGACGCCGAGATAGATCAGGATCGGCGCCGCAATGAAGATCGAGGTATAGGTGCCAACCAGCACCACGCCGAACATCATCACCGCGGTGAAGCTGTGGATGGCGTGACCGCCGAACAGCAGCAGCGCGAGCAGGGCCAGCGTGACCGTGACGTGGGTGATGATCGAGCGCGACAGCGTCGAGTTGATGGACTCGTTGAGCAGCTGCGGCATCGGCATCTTCTTGTAGCGCCGCAGCATTTCGCGGATGCGATCGTAGATGACGACGGTGTCGTTGAGCGAATAGCCGAGAATGGTCAGAAGCGCGGCGATGCTGGTCAGGTCGAAATCGACCTGGCTGATCGACATGAAGCCGATGGTCAACACGATGTCGTGCACGTTGGCGATCATGGCGCCCAGGGCGAACTGCCATTCGAACCGGAACCAGAGATAGATCAGGATTCCGATGATCGCGAACATCAGGCCGAGCATGCCGAAGGCCAGCAATTCGCCGGAGACGCGCGGGCCGACCACCTCGACGCGGCGATATTCGACGGAATCGCCAAGCGCGGTGCGAACCTTCTGCACGGCTTCCTGCTGGGCGGCGTCGCCACCCGGCTGCTCCGCGACGCGGATCAGGACGTTCTCGGCATCGCCGATTTGCTGAATCTGGACTTCGCCCAGGCGCAGGCCATCCAGCGTCGTGCGCATCACCGCAATGTCGGCGGGGCCCGACTTCGACCTGACCTCCAGCAGCGTGCCGCCGCGAAAATCGATGCCGAAATTCAGCCCATGGGTGAAGAACAGCACGATTGCGACGATCGACAACGCGGCCGAGATCGGAAAGCTGATGCGGCGGAAACGCGTGAAGTCGAAATGCGTATCGTCGGGGACGATGCGCAGCGACGGCAGCCAGCCAAACGCCGCGACCACGGTGAGAATGGCAATGAGGACGCCGAGCCCGATGAGAACGGTCTGAGTCACGATCAGGCTCCTAGATCGGCACGCTCTGCGGCCGCTTCCACCGCACCCACCAGGCGACGATCAGCCGGGTCAGGGTGAAGGCGGTGAACACCGTGGTGATGATGCCGATGCCGAGCGTCACGGCAAAACCGCGCACCGGGCCGGTGCCGATGTAGAACAGCACCGCGGCAGCGATGAAGGTGGTGATGTTGGAATCGAGGATGGTCGCGAGCGCCCGCTTGAAGCCGGCGTCGATCGCCGAGATGGCGTTGCGGCCGCCCCGCAATTCCTCGCGGATGCGCTCGTAGATCAGCACGTTGGAATCGACCGCGATGCCGACGGTGAGCACGATGCCGGCGATGCCCGGCAGCGTCAGCGTGGCGTTGAGCAGCGACAACAGGCCGAAGATCATGGCGACGTTGATGGCCACGGCAATGTTGGCGAACACGCCGAAGAGCCGATAGGTCACCAGCATGAAGATGATGACCAGGATCGAGCCGACGTAAGCCGCAAGCTCGCCCTTCTCGATCGAGTCCTGGCCGAGACCCGGGCCGACGGTGCGCTCCTCGACCACGGTCAGCGGCGCGGGCAGCGCGCCGGCGCGCAAAAGAATCGCGAGATCGTTGGCCGATTGCACAGTGAAATTGCCGGAGATCTGACCCTGGCCGCCTGTGATGGGCTCCCGGATGACGGGCGCCGAGATCACCTTGTTGTCGAGCACGATGGCGAACGGCAGTCCCACGTTCTCCTGTGTGGCCTGCGCGAATTTGCGGGCGCCCGAGGTATTGAACTTGAAGCTGACGACCGGCTCGCCCGTGCGCTGGTCGAAACTTGCCTGGGCGTCGGTCAGATCACCGCCGGCCACCAGCACCTGCTTCTTGACCACGTAGGGTGTCGGCGGTGGCGAGGCACTCATCAAGAGCTCGGATTCCGGCGGCACCCTGCCCTGCTGCGCCTGATCCGGCGGCACGGAGGCGTCGACCATGCGGAATTCCATCTTCGCGGTCTTGCCCAGCAGCTCCTTCAGCCGGGTCGGGTCCTGGAGACCGGGCACCTGCACCAGGATGCGGTCGTTGCCCTGGCGCTGGATCACCGGCTCGACGGTGCCGAGCTCGTTGACGCGGCGCTCGACGATCTGGATCGATTGCTCGATGGTCTTGCGCAGGCGATCGAGTATCGCGGCCTGCGGGACGCTCAGACGGATCACCCCGCCGCCGGCATCGGTTACCTCGAGGTCGCGCTGACCGCTGGATCCCATGAGGCCGCCCAGCGGCTGGGACAGCTCCCGCAGCTTGGCGAGCGCGGACTGCGCATCGGATTCCTTGGTGATGCGGACTTCGACGGCGTCGTTGCGCACGGTCACGCCGCCGGTGAAGCCGATCTTGGCGTCGCGCAGCGTCCGGCGGACGTCGTCGCGGACCTGGTCGAGCCTCTCCTTCTTCACGTAGTTGGAATCGACCTCGAGCAGCAGATAGGAGCCGCCCTGGAGATCGAGGCCGAGCACCAGCCTGCGCTGCGCCCAGGCGGGCCAGGACTTGACCTGCGCCTCGGGGAAGAAATTGGGGACCGCGCAGAGGCACACGATCAGCGCCGTCAGGATGATCCCCAGCGCCTTCCACCGCGTGAAATACAACATCGACTGGACCTGTCAGATCAGGAGATTGGAGATGCTCGCGGAAGCGCTCACTTCGACGCGGCGTCGTCCTTGGTGTTTTCCTTGCTATCCTTGGATTCCTTGGCCGGCTCGCCCTTGGCGCGCACGCCGGAGATCATCTGGCGCATCTGCCGCACGCGCACGCCGTCGGAAATCTCGAACTCGATCTGATCGTCGTCGACGACCTTGGTGACCTTGCCGACGAGGCCGCCCGAGGTCACGACGGTGTCGCCGCGGCGGATGTTCTTCACGAGGTCGGCGTGATCGCGGACCTTCTTCTGCTGCGGACGCAGAATCAGGAAGTACATGATCACGAAGATCAGGGCGAACGGCAGCAGCGACATCAACATGCTGTTGGTGTCGCCGGCGGCCGCAGCCTGGGCATACGCAGGGGTAATCAGCATTCGGACGATCCTCGTGAGAACGGGGGGAAGCCGGTCAGGCCTTCAAAGGCGACCGGTTCGGTCAAATTCGCGCGGACTATAGCGGCCATTGCCCCAATTGCAACGCTGCCAGACCGCCCTTTTGGCCACCTTGCGGCGCGCCGTCAGGCCCGATAAGGCTGCGTTCTCAGGAACTTCGGACATGCCCAAAAAAGCAAGCAAAAGCCCGGTCGGCAAAGGCCCCAGCACCCCTGCCCGCAAGCCCGCCCGCGTCGCGGCAAAACGCCCCACGATGGCCTCCAAGGCAAACTTCGAGGCAGCCCCGAACCTCTCGCAGGAGCGCATCGTGCGCGCGCTGGAGACCATCGCGGCGCACCTCTCGGCTCGGGGCAAGCCGGCGGTCGAGACCGAGTCGTTCGAGCGGGCGGATGCCTATGTCTGGCACCCTGACGGCCGCCTTGCCGCCGTGCCGCGGGTGAGCCGCGTCGAGTTGTTCCTGCTGAAGGGCGTCGACCGGATGCGCGACATCCTGATGGAGAACACCGAGCGCTTCGCCAATGGCTTGCCCGCCAACAACGCCCTGCTCTGGGGTGCGCGCGGCATGGGCAAGTCGTCGCTGGTGAAGGCCGCGCATGCCAGCATCAACGCCCAGCGCAAGCCGGCCGACAGGCTGAAGTTGATCGAGATCCACCGCGAGGACATCGAAACGCTTCCGATGCTGATGGAGAAGCTTCGCGACGCCAGCTTCCACTTCATCGTGTTCATCGACGACCTCTCCTTCGACGGCAACGATGCGTCGTACAAGTCGCTCAAAGCCGTGCTCGAAGGCGGCATCGAGGGCCGGCCCGAGAACGTCATCCTCTATGCCACCTCCAACCGCCGCCATCTGCTGGCGCGCGACATGATCGAGAACGAGCGTTCGACCGCGATCAATCCCGGCGAAGCGGTCGAAGAGAAGGTCTCGCTGTCGGATCGCTTCGGCCTCTGGCTCGGCTTCCACCGTTGCAGCCAAGACGAATATCTCGCCATGGTGCGCGGCTATTGCGGCCATTTCGGCATTGAGGTCGACGACGAGGCGCTGGAGCGCGAGGCGCTGGAATGGTCGACCACGCGCGGCTCGCGCTCGGGCCGCGTAGCATGGCAGTTCGTGCAGGAGCTGGCGGGCCGGCTCGGCGTGAAGCTCGCGGGGAAATAGCGGCTGTTAGCCCAAAACGAGATCGCCCGCTTTCGCGGGCGATAACCTGTGTTTCTTATGAGAGCGGCAGCCCGACGGCGTCTCACGCTCCGTTCAGGAATTGAAGCGGGTCAACCGGGCTCGATCCCTTGCGGATCTCGAAGTGAAGCTGCGGCGACGCCACTTCCCCGGATTGACCCGACTTGGCAATGACCTGACCGCGCTTGATGGTATCGCCGCGCTTCACCAACAGCTCACTCGCATGGGCATATGCGGTGACGTAGCCGTTGGAGTGCCGAACCAGGACCAGATTGCCGTAACCCTTCAGCTCGTTGCCGGAGTAAGCGACGACGCCGTCTTCGGCGGCCTTGACCGGCGTGCCCTCGGGCACCGCGAGATTGATGCCGTCGTTGGACTTGCCATTGGTCTTGGCGCCGTAGCTCGTGACCACCTTGCCGCGCACCGGCCAGCGGAAGGTCGGCAGCGCGCCCGTGGCCTCCGCTGCCTTCGCAGGCGCATCGGCGGGCTTCTCCTCGACATTGGCCGTGGCCTGGGCCAGACGCGCGCTCTGCACGGGCGCGGCGGCAGTTGCCACCTTGGTGGCGGGCGCCGGAGCGGCCGCGACGGGCTGGAGCGTTCCGGCCACCGGCGCAGCCGCGACCGGAGCCGCAGCAACGGGCGCTGCAACAGCAGCAGTCTTGGCTCCCGGCACCGTCAGCTTGGTGCCGAGCTTGAGCTTGGCGGACGGGTCGAGGCCGTTGGCACGTGCGAGCTCGGCCGCCGAGATGCGGTTGTTACGCGCGATGCTGGCGAGCGTGTCACCCCGGTTGACGAAGTGCGTGCTCGGCGGCGCAGCGATGGCGGCCACGGGCTTGGCTGCAGTTGCCGCCGCAACGGGAGCCATTGCCGGCGCAGGCGCTGCAGCGGTGGCCGGATGCGGAATGATCAGCTGCTGGCCGGGCGAGAGCGCGCGCGGCCCCTTGTAACCGTTGGCGGCCAGGATCGCCTGCGGCGTGACGCGATAGCGCTTGGCGAGCACGTCGAGCGTGTCGCTGGTGCCGACGATGATCTTGGTGCCGCCGGTCGGCTGGGCAGCCGCGACCGAGCGCGGCGGCACGGTGGCCGTGGTCTCCAGATGCGGCTGCGCCGGGGGCGCATAGGAGCTGACGCCGCGGCCGCCTCCGGACACGCCGCCACCACCCGCGACGGGGTAGGACTGCGGCGCCGATACCGCCGGCGGCGGCAGGGGCTGTGACTGATAATGGCCGGGTTGCGTCTGCGGCCGGGCATATTGCGGCAGCTCGCGCTGCTGCGGCGGCGGGGCCTGCTGCACCGATCCGGTCTGATCAGAGGCAAAGGGATTGGAGAAGTTCGACTGAGACAGCCGCGACGACATGTCGGCGCTGCACCCTGCAAAACTGAAGGAGATCAGCGCCAGCACCGCGACCTGCGGC comes from Bradyrhizobium sp. CCGE-LA001 and encodes:
- a CDS encoding aminotransferase class V-fold PLP-dependent enzyme; the encoded protein is MIDIDRMRADTPAASRLAYLHNAGAALMPAPVVAAMKGHIDLESEIGGYAAADHESDRLEAIYGSVARLLNAAPEEIALVENATVAWQMAFYSLPFREGDRILTAEAEYAANYVAFLQVAQRTGAVIDVVPSDATGELDVGALERMIDERVKLIAITWVPTNGGLVNPAAAVGRIARAHGIPYLLDACQAVGQMAVDVETIGCDMLSATGRKFLRGPRGTGFLYVRRALLQQLEPPMIDHFAAPWVSRDSYQLRDDARRFETWENNYAARLGLGAAVDYALDIGMASIEQRCRGLAERLRTGLAAIPGITIRDLGRRPGAIVSFTVDGHEADTIVSSAAAAGITIGASDPESTRIDAETRSLPPLVRASPHYYNTEAEIDRLIDHLASVARR
- a CDS encoding threonine ammonia-lyase is translated as MADLSQITSCDLSGLAVAPGDIHAAAKVIHGAVVETPCSYSRTLSSICGCDIWLKFENLQFTSSFKERGALNRLTALTSEERARGVIAMSAGNHAQGVAYHAKRLGIPATIVMPVGTPMVKVENTRHHGAEVVVTGATLEEAAAFARSHGEARGMIFVHPYDDPLVIAGQGTVGLEMLKAVPELDTLVVPIGGGGLISGTAIAAKSIKPSVRILGVEAWLYPSMYNAIHDGNLPARGDTLAEGIAVKSPGKITTEIIRRLVDDIALVNEAELERAVATLISIEKTVVEGAGAAGLAALMSDSSRFAGQKVGLVLSGGNIDTRLIASVLTRELAREGRLTQLSLDIPDRPGQLAAVAALLAEAGANIIEVSHQRTFSDLPAKATLLQLVIETRDAAHLDEVMAKLSASGLSARCT
- a CDS encoding phytoene/squalene synthase family protein; translation: MSSTAQAPDSAAFCADLVRSHDFPRYVATLFVPAAERRALLALYAFNVEIVRVRDQVSQPLPGEIRLQWWTDMLSGQVHGSAEGNPVAAELLRAIRDYDLPVEPLSLLADEHQFDLYNDPMPTMAALEGYLAATSSALFGLAAQVLAPPSAAVEHLARHAGLAQGIVQVIANLPRDAAHRQLFVPQQVLANHDCNMEDVFVGKETPAVRAALEQLAAEAQQHLTTALSLLPDVPPSMRPAFLPLSQVRAELKRLSRAGRNPFALLPASRLRTLWTLWRASRSREFTK
- a CDS encoding Mth938-like domain-containing protein, which produces MAGDPNAPHFPRSAPIEAYGKGGFAFAGMSHRGSLLCLPDAIWAWDVNDPAKIDRYSLDRVFAAANGIDTLLVGTGTGLWLPPPELRQALKAVRVVLDTMQTGPAVRTYNIMIGERRRVAAALIAVP
- the secF gene encoding protein translocase subunit SecF, whose product is MTQTVLIGLGVLIAILTVVAAFGWLPSLRIVPDDTHFDFTRFRRISFPISAALSIVAIVLFFTHGLNFGIDFRGGTLLEVRSKSGPADIAVMRTTLDGLRLGEVQIQQIGDAENVLIRVAEQPGGDAAQQEAVQKVRTALGDSVEYRRVEVVGPRVSGELLAFGMLGLMFAIIGILIYLWFRFEWQFALGAMIANVHDIVLTIGFMSISQVDFDLTSIAALLTILGYSLNDTVVIYDRIREMLRRYKKMPMPQLLNESINSTLSRSIITHVTVTLALLALLLFGGHAIHSFTAVMMFGVVLVGTYTSIFIAAPILIYLGVGEHREDAPDTDTPAKKSKA
- the secD gene encoding protein translocase subunit SecD produces the protein MLYFTRWKALGIILTALIVCLCAVPNFFPEAQVKSWPAWAQRRLVLGLDLQGGSYLLLEVDSNYVKKERLDQVRDDVRRTLRDAKIGFTGGVTVRNDAVEVRITKESDAQSALAKLRELSQPLGGLMGSSGQRDLEVTDAGGGVIRLSVPQAAILDRLRKTIEQSIQIVERRVNELGTVEPVIQRQGNDRILVQVPGLQDPTRLKELLGKTAKMEFRMVDASVPPDQAQQGRVPPESELLMSASPPPTPYVVKKQVLVAGGDLTDAQASFDQRTGEPVVSFKFNTSGARKFAQATQENVGLPFAIVLDNKVISAPVIREPITGGQGQISGNFTVQSANDLAILLRAGALPAPLTVVEERTVGPGLGQDSIEKGELAAYVGSILVIIFMLVTYRLFGVFANIAVAINVAMIFGLLSLLNATLTLPGIAGIVLTVGIAVDSNVLIYERIREELRGGRNAISAIDAGFKRALATILDSNITTFIAAAVLFYIGTGPVRGFAVTLGIGIITTVFTAFTLTRLIVAWWVRWKRPQSVPI
- the yajC gene encoding preprotein translocase subunit YajC, producing the protein MLITPAYAQAAAAGDTNSMLMSLLPFALIFVIMYFLILRPQQKKVRDHADLVKNIRRGDTVVTSGGLVGKVTKVVDDDQIEFEISDGVRVRQMRQMISGVRAKGEPAKESKDSKENTKDDAASK
- a CDS encoding ATP-binding protein; the encoded protein is MPKKASKSPVGKGPSTPARKPARVAAKRPTMASKANFEAAPNLSQERIVRALETIAAHLSARGKPAVETESFERADAYVWHPDGRLAAVPRVSRVELFLLKGVDRMRDILMENTERFANGLPANNALLWGARGMGKSSLVKAAHASINAQRKPADRLKLIEIHREDIETLPMLMEKLRDASFHFIVFIDDLSFDGNDASYKSLKAVLEGGIEGRPENVILYATSNRRHLLARDMIENERSTAINPGEAVEEKVSLSDRFGLWLGFHRCSQDEYLAMVRGYCGHFGIEVDDEALEREALEWSTTRGSRSGRVAWQFVQELAGRLGVKLAGK
- a CDS encoding LysM peptidoglycan-binding domain-containing M23 family metallopeptidase, whose translation is MSIVAELLYSRRVPQVAVLALISFSFAGCSADMSSRLSQSNFSNPFASDQTGSVQQAPPPQQRELPQYARPQTQPGHYQSQPLPPPAVSAPQSYPVAGGGGVSGGGRGVSSYAPPAQPHLETTATVPPRSVAAAQPTGGTKIIVGTSDTLDVLAKRYRVTPQAILAANGYKGPRALSPGQQLIIPHPATAAAPAPAMAPVAAATAAKPVAAIAAPPSTHFVNRGDTLASIARNNRISAAELARANGLDPSAKLKLGTKLTVPGAKTAAVAAPVAAAPVAAAPVAGTLQPVAAAPAPATKVATAAAPVQSARLAQATANVEEKPADAPAKAAEATGALPTFRWPVRGKVVTSYGAKTNGKSNDGINLAVPEGTPVKAAEDGVVAYSGNELKGYGNLVLVRHSNGYVTAYAHASELLVKRGDTIKRGQVIAKSGQSGEVASPQLHFEIRKGSSPVDPLQFLNGA